One segment of Pleomorphomonas sp. PLEO DNA contains the following:
- the moaA gene encoding GTP 3',8-cyclase MoaA gives MSNLIDPFGRRVDYLRVSVTDRCDFRCVYCMSSDMTFLPHGDLLTLEELDRLCAAFIRRGVRRIRVSGGEPLVRRGIMALFRSLKSYLDDGSLDEVTLTTNGSQLGRFADELADCGVRRINVSLDSLDAEKFRAVTRTGNLDKVLAGIDAAERAGLKVKINTVALREVNEFELGDMLAWAHGRGFDMTLIETMPLGEVDGDRLAQYLPLTEARAQLSRRFTLDDTHYRTGGPARYVTVRETGGRLGFITPMTHNFCESCNRVRVTCTGTVYMCLGQEDKVDLRAPLRASEGDDLLDAAILKAIAHKPRGHDFVIDRTGIPSVKGRHMNTTGG, from the coding sequence ATGTCCAATCTGATCGATCCGTTCGGCCGGCGCGTCGACTACCTCCGCGTTTCGGTGACGGACCGGTGCGACTTCCGTTGCGTCTACTGCATGTCCAGCGACATGACCTTCCTGCCGCATGGCGACCTTCTGACGCTTGAGGAACTCGACCGGCTGTGCGCCGCCTTCATCCGGCGCGGTGTGCGCCGCATCCGCGTCTCTGGTGGCGAGCCGCTGGTCCGGCGTGGCATCATGGCGCTGTTCCGCTCGCTCAAAAGCTACCTCGACGACGGCAGCCTCGACGAGGTGACGCTGACCACCAACGGCTCGCAGCTCGGCCGCTTTGCCGATGAGCTTGCCGATTGCGGCGTTCGGCGCATCAATGTGTCGCTCGACAGCCTGGATGCGGAGAAGTTCAGGGCCGTCACCCGCACCGGCAACCTCGACAAGGTTCTGGCCGGCATCGATGCGGCAGAGCGGGCCGGTCTCAAGGTCAAGATCAACACGGTGGCTCTGAGGGAGGTCAACGAGTTCGAGCTGGGCGACATGCTCGCCTGGGCGCATGGCCGTGGCTTCGACATGACGCTGATCGAAACCATGCCGCTCGGCGAGGTCGATGGCGACCGGCTCGCCCAGTATTTGCCGCTAACCGAGGCGAGAGCGCAGCTTTCCCGCCGCTTCACGCTCGACGACACCCATTACCGCACTGGTGGACCGGCGCGTTACGTCACCGTCCGCGAGACGGGCGGCCGGCTCGGCTTCATCACGCCGATGACCCATAATTTCTGCGAGAGTTGCAACCGCGTGCGCGTCACCTGCACCGGCACCGTCTACATGTGCTTGGGACAGGAGGACAAGGTCGACCTCCGCGCGCCGCTGCGCGCCTCCGAGGGAGACGACTTGCTGGATGCCGCGATCCTCAAGGCTATCGCCCATAAGCCGCGCGGCCATGACTTCGTCATCGACCGCACCGGCATCCCCTCGGTGAAGGGGCGGCACATGAACACGACCGGAGGGTAG
- a CDS encoding BMP family protein, with protein MKFTNSIRVSVMAFAAAAAPMAFGSLPADAAGLKIAMILPGPITDNDWNSVGYNGLEAAAKALGADVAYSENVSDADAERVLRDYANRGYNLIFSHSFSFGDATLNVAEDFPDTIFMAGTARELAKNVGTYSNPDYQGAYLAGMLAAGTSKSKTIGWVGGMPAPNMLANLHAYEAGATAEVPDAKVLHSFIGSWFDPPKTKEAAVAQVEQGADVLSAQGVGVIDAAIAKNVDAIGAMTDQNHLGEKTVLTSVLWDIGPLVTAVGKDVEAKTWASKNWSYGIAEGSVKLADFHGLDAKVPPAVLKAVTDKFEAIKSGAFTVPINTSNAD; from the coding sequence ATGAAATTCACCAACAGCATCCGCGTGAGCGTGATGGCCTTCGCCGCCGCCGCCGCGCCCATGGCGTTCGGCAGCCTGCCGGCTGACGCCGCCGGTCTCAAGATTGCGATGATTCTGCCCGGTCCGATCACCGACAACGATTGGAATTCAGTGGGCTACAATGGTCTTGAGGCAGCCGCCAAGGCGCTCGGCGCCGACGTCGCCTATTCGGAAAACGTCAGCGACGCCGACGCCGAACGCGTGTTGAGAGACTATGCCAATCGCGGCTACAACCTCATCTTCTCGCATTCCTTCTCGTTCGGTGACGCCACGCTCAACGTCGCCGAAGACTTCCCCGACACCATCTTCATGGCCGGCACGGCGCGCGAACTGGCCAAGAACGTTGGAACCTACTCCAACCCTGACTATCAGGGCGCCTATCTCGCCGGCATGCTGGCGGCCGGCACGTCCAAGAGCAAGACGATCGGCTGGGTGGGCGGCATGCCCGCCCCCAACATGCTCGCCAACCTGCATGCCTATGAGGCGGGTGCCACGGCCGAAGTGCCGGATGCCAAGGTGCTGCATAGCTTCATCGGCTCCTGGTTCGATCCGCCGAAGACCAAGGAAGCGGCCGTCGCGCAGGTCGAACAGGGTGCCGATGTGCTTTCGGCGCAGGGTGTCGGCGTCATCGACGCCGCCATTGCCAAGAATGTCGACGCCATCGGCGCCATGACCGATCAGAACCACCTCGGGGAAAAGACGGTCCTCACGTCGGTCCTTTGGGACATCGGCCCGCTGGTCACCGCCGTCGGCAAAGACGTCGAGGCCAAGACCTGGGCTTCGAAAAACTGGTCTTACGGCATCGCCGAGGGGTCGGTGAAGCTGGCCGATTTCCACGGCCTCGATGCCAAGGTGCCGCCCGCCGTGCTGAAGGCCGTGACCGACAAGTTCGAAGCGATCAAGTCCGGCGCCTTTACGGTACCGATCAATACGTCAAACGCCGACTGA
- a CDS encoding ABC transporter permease: MSALATLNDPVFAGFLAASMRLAMPIMLAALGGIFNERSGVVNIGLEGMMLTGAFTGFVAANLSGHLGIGVVMAIAAGAAVGLLLGWYAITIAANQVVVGIAFNLLAVGVTSFFYRMIYGATTAQPRVTPFSPIDFGALADVPVVGPLLFRQDVLAYVGLALVVLTLFTMRMTRFGLNIRAAGEHPEAAETLGLNVVAIRYVCIGLSGAFAGLGGAVLSLSATGVYIDNMTAGRGYIALAILILGRRHAIGVALAALLFGAADALQLRAQLLHIALPLQFLLMLPYVMTVVVLAGFAGRQNAPAALGIPFRPSGARK; encoded by the coding sequence ATGAGCGCCCTCGCCACCCTTAACGACCCTGTGTTTGCCGGCTTTCTCGCCGCCTCGATGCGCCTTGCCATGCCCATCATGCTGGCGGCGCTTGGCGGAATCTTCAACGAGCGTTCCGGCGTCGTCAACATCGGCCTCGAAGGCATGATGCTGACCGGCGCGTTTACCGGCTTTGTGGCGGCAAACTTGTCCGGCCATCTCGGCATCGGCGTTGTCATGGCCATCGCCGCCGGCGCGGCGGTCGGCCTGTTGCTTGGATGGTATGCCATCACCATCGCGGCCAACCAGGTGGTCGTTGGCATTGCCTTCAATCTGCTTGCCGTCGGGGTGACCTCGTTCTTCTATCGAATGATCTATGGCGCAACGACGGCGCAACCACGCGTCACGCCATTCTCCCCCATCGATTTCGGGGCCCTCGCCGATGTCCCGGTCGTAGGTCCGCTGCTGTTCCGCCAAGACGTGCTCGCCTATGTCGGGCTGGCGCTGGTCGTCCTCACGCTGTTCACCATGCGCATGACCCGTTTTGGCCTGAATATCAGGGCGGCCGGCGAACACCCGGAAGCGGCCGAAACGCTAGGCCTCAACGTCGTCGCCATCCGCTATGTCTGCATCGGACTATCCGGCGCCTTCGCCGGGCTCGGCGGCGCCGTGCTGTCGCTGTCGGCCACCGGCGTCTACATCGACAACATGACGGCCGGTCGCGGCTACATCGCCCTGGCCATCCTCATTCTCGGCCGACGTCATGCCATCGGCGTGGCATTGGCCGCCCTGTTGTTCGGCGCCGCCGACGCACTCCAGCTGCGCGCCCAGCTCTTACACATCGCCCTGCCGCTGCAATTCCTGCTGATGCTGCCCTATGTGATGACCGTGGTCGTGTTGGCCGGATTTGCCGGGCGCCAGAATGCCCCCGCCGCCCTCGGCATCCCCTTCAGGCCCAGCGGCGCGCGCAAGTGA
- a CDS encoding sigma-70 family RNA polymerase sigma factor, whose product MSSFLDDIETLVPALRRYARALTRNTDQADDLVQDCLERAITKQSLWRPIGPLRPWLFKIMINLYRNDRRRQRNSLEQEPLDVLPFEPSSPATQGARLALAETAAALQRLPAEQREALLLVALEGMSYAEAASALDIPQGTLMSRIARAREALRTMVDGTGPRLRSVK is encoded by the coding sequence ATGTCGAGTTTCCTGGACGATATCGAAACGCTGGTGCCGGCCTTGCGACGCTACGCAAGGGCGCTCACCCGCAATACGGATCAGGCCGATGATCTCGTTCAGGATTGTCTCGAACGCGCGATTACCAAGCAGAGCCTGTGGCGGCCGATCGGCCCGCTCCGCCCCTGGCTTTTCAAGATCATGATCAACCTCTACCGCAACGATCGCCGCCGCCAGCGCAACTCCCTCGAACAGGAACCGCTGGACGTTTTGCCGTTCGAGCCGTCCAGCCCGGCAACGCAGGGCGCGCGGCTGGCGCTGGCCGAAACGGCGGCGGCGCTTCAGCGCCTTCCGGCCGAGCAGCGCGAGGCCTTGCTTCTCGTCGCGCTGGAGGGAATGAGCTATGCCGAGGCGGCCAGTGCCCTCGATATCCCTCAGGGCACGCTGATGTCGCGAATCGCCAGGGCACGCGAGGCTTTGCGCACCATGGTGGATGGAACGGGACCGAGACTGAGGTCGGTGAAATGA
- a CDS encoding ABC transporter permease gives MSDPAREILARLRPPKGFVGSLVAVLMAFLVGAVLIACVDVNPIDAYAALFDAALGSRDGLAETLVRTVPLALCGLGITMGFRAGAFNVGAEGQLYLGGVAAGATGVALAGAPAWLTLPAMGLAAMTAGGLWSALAGWLKLRFRADELITTIMLNYVAIDLVGYLLHGPLQDPNSPLAQTTRLDAAARLPVLLPGTRLHAGVLIVIVAALLCHVFLWKRVGGFHLRIVGLNPQAAKNAGISVGRYLMLGFIVGGVLAGLAGFAEVAGIQRRMIETLSPGFGYTAIIVALLGRTSPLGVLAAAFLFAALQIGATTMESAAGVPGTLTVVIQGLVVLFLIGAGAFAGWAANIVTHLRRLGR, from the coding sequence ATGAGCGATCCCGCCCGCGAGATCCTCGCCCGCCTGCGTCCGCCGAAGGGCTTTGTCGGCAGCCTCGTTGCCGTCCTGATGGCTTTCCTCGTCGGTGCCGTGCTGATCGCCTGCGTCGACGTCAACCCGATCGACGCATACGCAGCACTGTTCGACGCCGCACTCGGCAGCCGCGACGGTCTGGCCGAGACACTGGTCCGCACGGTGCCGCTGGCCCTTTGTGGCCTCGGTATCACCATGGGCTTCCGGGCAGGCGCCTTCAATGTCGGCGCGGAAGGGCAGCTCTACCTCGGCGGCGTCGCCGCTGGGGCAACCGGTGTCGCGCTGGCCGGCGCACCGGCATGGCTGACGCTGCCGGCAATGGGGCTGGCAGCGATGACGGCCGGCGGCCTGTGGTCGGCGCTGGCCGGCTGGCTGAAGCTGCGCTTCAGAGCCGACGAACTGATCACCACCATCATGCTGAACTACGTCGCCATCGATCTGGTTGGCTACCTGTTGCACGGCCCGCTGCAGGACCCCAATTCGCCACTGGCCCAGACCACCAGACTTGACGCCGCCGCTCGGCTACCGGTCCTGTTGCCGGGAACCCGCCTGCACGCTGGCGTATTGATCGTCATTGTCGCCGCCCTCCTCTGTCACGTTTTCCTTTGGAAACGGGTGGGCGGTTTTCATCTGCGCATTGTCGGGCTCAACCCGCAAGCGGCCAAGAACGCCGGCATCTCCGTGGGACGCTACCTGATGCTAGGCTTCATCGTCGGCGGCGTTCTGGCCGGGCTCGCCGGCTTTGCCGAGGTCGCCGGCATTCAGAGACGCATGATCGAAACCCTGTCGCCGGGCTTCGGCTACACGGCCATCATCGTCGCCTTGCTGGGGCGGACCAGCCCGCTCGGCGTACTGGCCGCCGCCTTCCTGTTCGCCGCTCTCCAGATCGGCGCCACTACGATGGAGTCGGCGGCCGGCGTTCCCGGCACGCTCACCGTGGTCATCCAGGGGCTCGTCGTGCTGTTCCTGATCGGCGCCGGCGCCTTCGCCGGCTGGGCGGCCAACATCGTCACGCACTTGCGGAGGCTCGGCAGATGA
- a CDS encoding ABC transporter substrate-binding protein, producing the protein MTFAVLSRRGLIKASLILAASTALSTNRLWAQEKTRLVIAADSEPKNLNPAVVASNGVFFLSSKVIEPLAEASYDGENGLAPRLALSWQGADDGLSITFKLREGVVWHDGQPFTSADVAFSALEIWKPLQNLGRSVFANLTAVDTPDDHTAVFKFSKPTPVQLIRNALPAVTAVLPKHVFSGTDLKAAPTIDKLIGTGPFKFTEYKPGEYYLLSKNETYWEKGEPKVDEIVFRVLPDRAGAGAALEAEEVHVAAFSAVPLADLDRISKVPGIKVISKGYEALTYQLVVEINHRRKELADLKVRQAIAHAIDKDFVVKTVFLGYAASATGPVPKNAPEFYTADVPTYGFSVDKANALLDEAGYKRGADGTRFQLKLLPAPYFNETRQFGDYLRQALAAVGIDAVIVNNDAAGHQKAVYTDHTFDLAVAPPVFRGDPAISTTILVRSGTPDGVPFSNQGGYANADLDALIDKAASTVDTAARTELYKDFQKKVAADLPLINVAEWGFITVARDSVENVASNPRWAVSNWADVGLKS; encoded by the coding sequence ATGACCTTTGCCGTCCTCTCTCGCCGTGGCCTCATCAAGGCCTCCCTCATTCTTGCCGCCTCGACCGCGCTGTCGACCAACCGCCTGTGGGCGCAGGAAAAGACGCGCCTCGTGATCGCCGCCGACAGTGAACCGAAGAATCTCAATCCGGCCGTCGTCGCCTCCAATGGCGTGTTCTTCCTGTCGAGCAAGGTGATCGAGCCCTTGGCCGAGGCATCCTACGATGGCGAGAACGGTCTCGCGCCTCGCCTCGCCTTGTCATGGCAAGGCGCCGACGATGGTCTTTCCATCACCTTCAAGCTGCGCGAGGGCGTCGTCTGGCATGACGGGCAGCCGTTTACCTCGGCCGACGTCGCCTTCTCCGCCCTCGAGATTTGGAAGCCGCTGCAGAACCTCGGGCGTTCCGTGTTCGCCAATCTGACGGCTGTCGACACGCCCGACGACCACACCGCCGTCTTCAAGTTCAGCAAGCCGACGCCGGTGCAGCTGATCCGCAACGCGCTGCCGGCCGTTACCGCCGTGCTACCCAAGCATGTCTTCTCCGGCACCGATCTCAAGGCCGCGCCGACCATAGACAAGCTGATCGGCACCGGGCCGTTCAAGTTCACCGAGTACAAGCCCGGCGAATATTACCTGCTGTCCAAGAACGAGACCTACTGGGAGAAGGGCGAGCCGAAGGTGGACGAGATCGTCTTCCGCGTATTGCCCGACCGGGCCGGCGCCGGCGCGGCGCTGGAGGCGGAGGAAGTCCACGTCGCCGCCTTCTCGGCCGTACCGCTGGCCGACCTCGACCGTATCTCCAAGGTGCCGGGCATCAAGGTGATCTCCAAGGGCTACGAGGCGCTGACCTACCAGCTCGTGGTCGAGATCAACCATCGCCGCAAGGAGCTGGCCGACCTCAAGGTGCGCCAAGCCATCGCCCACGCCATCGACAAGGATTTCGTCGTCAAGACGGTGTTCCTCGGCTACGCGGCCAGCGCCACCGGCCCGGTGCCGAAGAATGCGCCGGAATTCTACACCGCCGACGTGCCGACCTACGGATTCAGCGTCGACAAGGCCAATGCGCTGCTCGACGAGGCCGGCTACAAGCGCGGCGCCGATGGTACCCGCTTCCAGCTGAAGCTATTGCCGGCGCCTTATTTCAACGAGACGCGCCAGTTCGGCGACTATCTCCGTCAGGCGCTCGCCGCCGTCGGCATCGACGCGGTGATCGTCAACAACGACGCCGCCGGCCACCAGAAGGCCGTCTATACCGACCACACCTTCGACCTGGCGGTGGCGCCGCCGGTATTCCGTGGCGATCCGGCAATTTCCACCACTATCCTGGTCCGCTCCGGCACGCCGGATGGCGTTCCCTTCTCCAACCAGGGCGGCTACGCCAACGCCGACCTTGACGCGCTGATCGACAAGGCGGCGTCGACGGTGGACACCGCCGCCCGCACGGAGCTCTACAAGGACTTCCAGAAGAAGGTGGCCGCCGACCTGCCGCTGATCAATGTCGCCGAGTGGGGCTTCATCACCGTGGCCCGCGATAGCGTCGAGAACGTCGCCAGCAATCCGCGCTGGGCGGTCTCCAACTGGGCCGACGTGGGCTTGAAGAGCTAA
- a CDS encoding anti-sigma factor, producing the protein MSDTNMITEADLNAYLDGELDPVRRAAVEAYLADNPAESERVAAWRDQTATLRALYGHVADEAMPPRLSPHRLAADRRHRMMRSATAIAAALVLVVLGGVSGWVGRGLATPNMSEATLVSEAEAAHALYTPEVLHPVEVSGQDGAHLSKWLSKRLDRTLAIPDLSSDGFSLVGGRLLPAATSAAALLMYENRDGSRVTLYIVPKVGEETAMRFSSGDGLTAVSWQAETLGCVLVGNLPRETLLGLAKASYGSLDAGANI; encoded by the coding sequence ATGAGCGACACGAACATGATCACCGAGGCGGACCTCAACGCCTATCTCGATGGCGAGCTTGACCCCGTGAGGCGGGCGGCGGTGGAGGCCTATCTGGCCGACAACCCGGCCGAAAGCGAACGCGTCGCGGCGTGGAGAGATCAGACCGCCACCTTGCGCGCCCTCTATGGGCACGTTGCTGACGAAGCGATGCCCCCGCGCCTGTCGCCGCATCGTCTTGCCGCCGACCGCCGACATCGCATGATGCGCTCCGCCACGGCCATTGCCGCCGCTCTGGTGCTTGTCGTCCTTGGCGGGGTGAGCGGCTGGGTCGGTCGCGGTCTCGCCACTCCCAACATGTCCGAAGCGACGCTGGTCAGCGAGGCCGAGGCGGCGCACGCGCTTTACACGCCGGAAGTGCTGCATCCGGTGGAAGTCAGCGGCCAGGACGGCGCGCATCTGTCGAAATGGCTTTCCAAGCGGCTCGACCGCACCTTGGCCATCCCCGATCTCTCGTCGGACGGCTTTTCGTTGGTCGGCGGCCGTCTGCTGCCGGCGGCCACCAGCGCCGCTGCCCTGTTGATGTACGAAAACCGCGACGGTTCTCGCGTCACTCTCTACATCGTGCCGAAGGTGGGCGAGGAGACGGCCATGCGCTTCAGCTCAGGCGATGGGCTTACGGCAGTGTCCTGGCAGGCCGAAACGCTCGGCTGCGTACTGGTCGGCAATCTGCCACGCGAGACGCTGCTGGGGCTCGCCAAGGCAAGCTATGGCAGCCTCGACGCGGGGGCGAATATTTGA
- a CDS encoding Lrp/AsnC family transcriptional regulator, whose amino-acid sequence MLDRLDRKILSILQEDATIPVAEVAKRVGLSTTPCWRRIQKLEEDGVILRRVALLDPKSVNTKVTVFVSIVTNQHSEEWLRRFAELIREFPEVVEFYRMSGQVDYLLRVVVPDIEAYDAFYKRLIAKIEISDVSSAFAMEQIKYTTALPLSYIHLDKDKPV is encoded by the coding sequence ATGCTGGATCGGCTTGACAGAAAAATTCTCTCCATCCTTCAGGAGGACGCCACCATTCCCGTCGCCGAAGTGGCCAAGCGAGTGGGGCTGTCGACGACGCCCTGCTGGCGGCGCATCCAGAAGCTTGAGGAAGATGGTGTGATTCTGCGCCGCGTGGCGCTGCTCGACCCCAAGTCGGTCAACACCAAGGTGACGGTCTTCGTCTCCATCGTGACCAACCAGCATTCGGAGGAATGGCTGCGCCGCTTCGCCGAGCTGATCCGCGAGTTTCCCGAGGTGGTTGAGTTCTACCGCATGAGTGGGCAGGTCGACTATCTCCTGCGCGTCGTGGTGCCGGATATCGAGGCCTATGATGCCTTCTACAAGCGCCTGATTGCCAAGATCGAGATCTCCGACGTCTCCTCGGCCTTCGCCATGGAGCAGATCAAGTACACCACGGCGCTGCCACTCTCCTATATCCATCTCGACAAGGACAAGCCGGTCTGA
- a CDS encoding ABC transporter ATP-binding protein — MLADTIVAAGGPEVTGPPLLDMASVTVDFGDFRAIEDVSLSVQAGEIHALLGENGAGKSTLMRVLAGLVKPTAGEIRIDGSAVHLGSTNAATRLGIGMVHQHFMLVPTLTVVENVCLGLPSTGRFLPDLKSAASRLRQLAATYDLDVDPQARVEQLSVASRQRVEILKVLFRGTRILILDEPTAVLRPQETAGLFRILRRLAQDGTAIIFISHKLHEVMEIAHCASVLRRGRLVASLDAHATDARGLAHLMVGDDVALPTLDTVPATAASAGPAILEVEDLTCRSAEGALQVDRASLTIRPGEIVGLAGVDGNGQQELASAIAGLGAVTGGTIRLAGEDVTHASVARRLQLGLAHIPEDRQRTAIVESLSVRDNIVLDRAAAPGLSWHGFINTDAVAAYADRVIADYDVRAAGPTQPIGTLSGGNQQKVVLGRALVDAPALIVAVQPVRGLDIGATAFVHRQLLDRRAAGAGVLLVSTELDEILALSDRVAVMFRGRIVGELARAEVTTEKLGLMMAGEAVS, encoded by the coding sequence ATGCTCGCCGACACGATCGTCGCGGCCGGCGGACCGGAGGTTACCGGTCCGCCACTGCTTGATATGGCCTCCGTCACCGTCGACTTCGGCGACTTCCGCGCCATCGAGGACGTCAGCCTCTCCGTGCAGGCCGGTGAAATCCATGCCCTGCTCGGCGAGAACGGCGCCGGCAAGTCGACGCTGATGCGCGTGCTGGCCGGGCTGGTGAAGCCGACGGCCGGCGAGATCAGGATCGACGGCTCTGCGGTGCACCTGGGGTCGACGAACGCGGCGACGCGGCTTGGCATCGGCATGGTGCATCAGCACTTCATGCTGGTGCCGACCCTGACCGTGGTTGAAAACGTCTGCCTCGGCTTGCCGTCAACCGGCCGTTTCCTGCCCGATCTCAAGAGCGCCGCCAGCCGGCTACGGCAATTGGCGGCGACCTATGACCTCGACGTCGATCCGCAGGCGCGGGTCGAGCAGTTGTCGGTGGCGAGCCGCCAGCGGGTCGAAATTCTCAAGGTTCTGTTCAGAGGGACCCGCATTCTCATCCTCGACGAGCCGACCGCCGTCCTGCGGCCACAGGAAACGGCCGGACTATTCCGAATCCTACGACGCCTTGCCCAGGATGGGACGGCGATCATCTTCATCAGTCACAAGCTGCATGAGGTCATGGAAATTGCCCATTGCGCTAGCGTGTTGAGGCGCGGGCGTCTGGTGGCAAGCCTCGATGCGCACGCCACCGATGCGCGCGGCCTCGCCCACCTGATGGTCGGCGACGACGTCGCGCTGCCCACTCTCGACACGGTGCCGGCCACGGCGGCGAGCGCCGGCCCGGCCATTCTCGAAGTCGAAGACCTCACCTGCCGATCGGCGGAAGGCGCGTTGCAGGTGGATCGAGCATCGCTAACCATCCGCCCCGGCGAGATCGTCGGCCTGGCCGGCGTCGACGGCAACGGTCAGCAAGAACTGGCGTCGGCGATCGCTGGGCTCGGCGCGGTCACCGGCGGCACAATCCGTTTGGCCGGCGAGGACGTGACGCACGCATCCGTCGCCCGACGCCTTCAGCTCGGCCTCGCCCACATTCCAGAGGATCGCCAGCGTACGGCCATCGTTGAATCGCTGTCGGTGCGCGACAATATCGTGCTCGACCGCGCCGCCGCGCCCGGTCTGTCCTGGCACGGCTTCATCAACACAGACGCGGTGGCAGCCTATGCCGATCGCGTCATCGCCGACTATGACGTACGTGCCGCAGGGCCGACGCAGCCGATCGGAACGCTGTCGGGCGGCAATCAGCAAAAGGTGGTGCTGGGGCGGGCTCTGGTTGACGCGCCGGCGCTAATCGTCGCGGTGCAGCCGGTGCGTGGCCTCGATATCGGCGCCACCGCTTTCGTTCATCGGCAATTGCTCGATCGTCGCGCGGCCGGCGCCGGCGTGCTGCTGGTCTCGACCGAACTCGACGAGATCCTCGCCCTGTCGGACCGCGTCGCCGTCATGTTTCGCGGGCGCATCGTCGGCGAACTCGCCCGCGCCGAGGTCACGACGGAAAAGCTCGGCCTGATGATGGCCGGAGAGGCTGTATCATGA
- a CDS encoding phosphoribosyltransferase — translation MQPHDFWQTIHPSDTHDEKGPFVAAYPARLTDGRQLLLPIRTLADGQHGLASLIVNQASFSVLSALAEDLAARLRPFAPDIVVGLPTLGLTLAAAVAERLGHARYVPCGTSKKFWYVEELSVPMSSVTTHHTKRLYIDPRMLPLLEGKRVALVDDVISSGTSIVAGLRLMSAVGVEPVVIGAAMLQTERWRPALSELSPHWPERVVGSFSTPRLERIADGWIAEL, via the coding sequence ATGCAGCCGCACGACTTCTGGCAGACGATCCACCCATCCGACACCCATGACGAAAAGGGCCCGTTCGTTGCGGCCTATCCGGCACGTCTCACTGACGGGCGGCAGCTTCTCTTGCCAATCCGGACGCTCGCCGATGGCCAGCATGGACTGGCCTCGCTGATCGTCAACCAGGCAAGCTTTTCGGTTCTCTCGGCGCTCGCCGAAGATCTTGCTGCCCGGCTGCGCCCCTTTGCACCTGACATTGTGGTCGGCCTACCGACGCTGGGGCTGACGCTTGCCGCCGCCGTTGCCGAGCGGCTCGGCCATGCGCGCTACGTGCCCTGCGGCACCTCGAAGAAGTTCTGGTATGTCGAGGAGCTTTCGGTGCCGATGAGTTCGGTGACGACGCATCACACCAAGCGCCTTTACATCGACCCGCGCATGTTGCCGCTCCTTGAAGGCAAGCGGGTGGCACTGGTCGACGATGTGATCTCCTCGGGCACGTCGATTGTCGCCGGCTTGCGCCTGATGTCGGCCGTCGGCGTCGAGCCGGTGGTGATCGGGGCGGCCATGCTCCAGACCGAACGCTGGCGGCCGGCCCTGTCGGAGCTGTCGCCTCACTGGCCGGAGCGGGTGGTCGGATCGTTTTCGACACCACGTCTCGAGCGGATCGCTGATGGTTGGATCGCTGAGCTTTAG